In Leisingera sp. NJS204, the DNA window AATATCACCTCCAGCAAAGGCAGCGTCGAGGTCCGCGGCCGGGTGGTTGGCGACCTTTCGGCGCAGGCGGTGACGGTGCATCAGGGCGGCACGGTTGACGGCGCGCTGAGCGCGCAATCGGTGACCGTTGAGGGCACCTACAGCGGCAGAATCCAATGCGAGGATTTGCGGCTTGCCTCCAGTTCGCAGGTGAAGGCGGATGTGTCTGCCCAAAGCATGGCCACCGAAAGCGGTGCGCAGGTGGAAGGCAACATCAAGATCACCGGCAAGGGTTAGAGGTGCGGGTGAAAAAATCCGCTAGCCTGCTGTCAGCCTGGG includes these proteins:
- a CDS encoding bactofilin family protein, giving the protein MVNSVIEKDVTVEGNITSSKGSVEVRGRVVGDLSAQAVTVHQGGTVDGALSAQSVTVEGTYSGRIQCEDLRLASSSQVKADVSAQSMATESGAQVEGNIKITGKG